The following nucleotide sequence is from Pristiophorus japonicus isolate sPriJap1 chromosome 12, sPriJap1.hap1, whole genome shotgun sequence.
AAAGTCCTCCGCAGCTGCTCGAGTTTGCACCGAAGCTGTTGCTGTTTTCTTCGTAGTTTCTCGGTCTTGGCACCCAGTTTCTGCCCCTCGGCCCTCAGCCTGCTGACATACTCGGTGGCTTTTCTCAAGATGACCACTTTCGAGGCCTTGTCATTGTTGGAAAGTTCAGGCACCTGGTCCCGGAGAGCCAGCAGGCAATGCTTGAGCTCGTTCCGCCGCTGCCTCTCCAGCACATTGTGTGTCTTCCGACGCTCCTCTTCCTCGGGGTCTGAGGAcctggggctggggggagaggacctggggctggggggagaggacctggggctggggggagaggacctggggctggggggagaggatCTGTCTGGGGAGCAGTGCGTGTCTGTTTTGGACCGTTTTGGGGCGGGCAGTTCCCAGGAGAGCAGGGGTGAGGGTGCAGCGTAGTTATGCTGTTGTTGGATATGCAGATTGTGCCGCCTGATTCTGGCCAGGGCCCGTGCTCGGCTCTCGCTCCTCGGGGCTGCTCCCCGGGCCTCGCTCCTTGGTGCTACAGCTTCCCTCTCAATGGTCACCACATCAATCTCCTCTTCTGGAAACACAAGACAAGCTTTAGTATTCGTGCTTTTGGTACAACAGGCAAATAtttcattggatacagcaaagttggaacattaggaacaggaggagaccattcagcccctccagccaatCTATCAGATCAAcacgacttgcatttctatagcacctttaacatcataaaatgtcccaaggatgctcaagagggtagaatttgaggagtgcagaaatcttggGAGTTTGtggagctggagaagattacagagatagggaggggcgagcgccatggagggatttgtaaacaatgatgagaattttaaaatcgaggcgttgcttaaccgggagccaatgtcgggcagcgagcacagggggtgatgggtgcgcgggactcagtgcgagttaggacacggggcagtgagcacagggggtgatgggtgagtgggactgggtgcgagttaggacacggggcagtgagcacagggggtgatgggtgagtgggactgggtgcgagttaggacacggggcagtgagcacagggggtgatgggtgagtgggactgggtgtgagttaggacacaggacagtgagcacagggggtgatgggtgagtgggactgggtgcgagttaggacacggggcagtgaacacagggggtgatgggtgagtgggactgggtgtgagttaggacacgggccagtgagcacagggggtgatgggtgagcgggactgggtgtgagttaggacacggggcagtgagcacagggggtgatgggtgagcgggactgggtgcgagttaggacacggggcagtgagcacagggggtgatgggtgagtgggactgggtgcgagttaggacacggggcagtgagcacagggggtgatgggtgagtgggactgggtgcgagttaggacacggggcagtgagcacagggggtgatgggtgagtgggactgggtgtgagttaggacacaggacagtgagcacagggggtgatgggtgagtgggactgggtgcgagttaggacacggggcagtgaacacaggggtgatgggtgagtgggacacagtgtgagttaggacacggggcagcgagcacagggggtgatgggtgagcgggactcggtgcgagttaggacacggggcagtgagcacagggggtgatgggtgagcgggactgggtgcgagttaggacacggggcagtgagcacagggggtgattggtgagtgggactcggtgcgagttaggacacgggggcagtgagcacagggggtgatgggtgagggggactcggtgcgagttaggacacggggcagtgagcacagggggtgatgggtgagtgggactgggtgcgagttaggacacggggcagtgagcacagggggtgatgggtgagtgggactgggtgcgagttaggacacggggcagtgagcacagggggtgatgggtgagtgggactgggtgcgagttaggacacg
It contains:
- the LOC139277126 gene encoding LOW QUALITY PROTEIN: myc proto-oncogene protein-like (The sequence of the model RefSeq protein was modified relative to this genomic sequence to represent the inferred CDS: inserted 1 base in 1 codon), which produces MLQSGNINCEFEIFPSLEEEDFYQTCEDFLKTLEMLPSAAPSPLPKANLCESLSTLIPSKSDQLELMSELLLDDDEFLDQSFIWDLEASLKMEPSMLMQDCMWSNLLATAELDKAGERXDSLPGTSPLMSEIESQFFQDLGASDLESISPSLDCPDHDNEDPTSDDEGSLSTGSVSSHCSDSEEEIDVVTIEREAVAPRSEARGAAPRSESRARALARIRRHNLHIQQQHNYAAPSPLLSWELPAPKRSKTDTHCSPDRSSPPSPRSSPPSPRSSPPSPRSSPPSPRSSDPEEEERRKTHNVLERQRRNELKHCLLALRDQVPELSNNDKASKVVILRKATEYVSRLRAEGQKLGAKTEKLRRKQQQLRCKLEQLRRTLK